In Alteromonas sp. RKMC-009, the genomic stretch GTACCGGAAATACTCAGGGCTGCTTTGTCGAAGGTGTAAACCGGGATGTCCTGTTTATGGTTTAATTGTCCAAAGCGTTTGGCTTTGTTTACTATAAGTGCATCGGGAAAATCGGCTTGTTTCGCTTTTCCCGATACCTTCAAAACTACTGCGTTATCAAAATCCCTCAGCGCTGCCCACACAGCCTGAGCATCTTCAAATATGACCCGGGGCTCTGCAAAGAGTGCATAGATTACATCGCTGATCTGTTCCTTACTCAGGCCGTACCGTTTACCTTTCAAAGTCCAGACTGTCTCTGTCAGAACAATATCAGTTATCAGTACATCATTTATACCCGATAACAATGCATTGGCTTTTTCTGCCTGAGCGGTTTCGTCCTGCAGTAAATATCGCAGGAGAACATTTGTGTCAATTGCTATCATTTTCTGACTGCGCTCTCCAGAGACTCCTGTTCACTGACAACAGCTTCAACGGGGATGTTTTTAAGTATGCCTTTTGCAGCTCCGGCTTGTTTCTTAACAATTGAAATAACGCCCTGTCTGTCGACAAAACTTATAACATCATCGCCGGCATTAATATGTGCACTAATGCACTGATCAACCGGCAATGTTATTTGTCTCTTTGCACTTACTTTAGCCATGATGCTGTCTTTACTATCTTCATAAAAGTAAAGAATAGCAAAGCTGTATTGATCGTCAACTTGACGAAAGGTC encodes the following:
- a CDS encoding PIN domain-containing protein, producing the protein MIAIDTNVLLRYLLQDETAQAEKANALLSGINDVLITDIVLTETVWTLKGKRYGLSKEQISDVIYALFAEPRVIFEDAQAVWAALRDFDNAVVLKVSGKAKQADFPDALIVNKAKRFGQLNHKQDIPVYTFDKAALSISGTRHP
- a CDS encoding AbrB family transcriptional regulator; this encodes MAKVSAKRQITLPVDQCISAHINAGDDVISFVDRQGVISIVKKQAGAAKGILKNIPVEAVVSEQESLESAVRK